The following are encoded in a window of Penicillium oxalicum strain HP7-1 chromosome II, whole genome shotgun sequence genomic DNA:
- a CDS encoding putative D-xylulose reductase A, whose amino-acid sequence MTSSQTSQNLSFVLEGIHKVKFEDRPVPELKNPHDVLINVKYTGICGSDVHYWEHGSIGNFVVKEPMVLGHESAGVITQVGSAVTSLKVGDRVAMEPGICCRRCPPCKSGKYNLCENMEFAATPPFDGTLAKYYVLPEDFCYKLPESMSLQEGALMEPLSVAVHIVRQARVSPGQSVVVFGAGPVGLLCCAVAKAFGATKVVVVDIQQSRLDFAKEYVTPLTFVPGKVAATENAERMRQEHGLGVGADVAIDASGAEPSVHTGIHVLRNGGTYVQGGMGRSEIQFPIMAACSKELTLRGSFRYGSGDYKLAVELVSTGRVNVKKLITGTVKFEEAESAFKDVKQGKGIKTLIAGIDV is encoded by the exons ATGACTTCATCCCAGACTTCTCAG AATCTGTCCTTTGTCCTCGAGGGCATTCACAAGGTCAAATTTGAGGATCGTCCCGTCCCGGAGCTGAAGAATCCCCATGATGTTCTCATCAACGTGAAATATACCGGAATCTGTGGCAGTGAT GTCCACTACTGGGAACACGGCTCTATCGGCAACTTTGTCGTCAAAGAGCCCATGGTCCTCGGCCACGAATCCGCCGGTGTCATCACCCAGGTTGGCTCCGCCGTCACCTCGCTCAAAGTCGGCGACCGCGTCGCCATGGAACCCGGTATCTGCTGCCGTCGCTGCCCACCCTGCAAGAGCGGCAAATACAACCTCTGTGAGAACATGGAATTCGCCGCGACTCCGCCCTTTGACGGCACCTTGGCCAAATACTACGTCCTTCCCGAGGACTTTTGCTACAAGCTCCCCGAGTCCATGTCTCTGCAAGAAGGTGCGCTCATGGAGCCGCTCAGCGTGGCCGTGCACATTGTCCGTCAGGCCCGCGTGAGCCCCGGTCAATCGGTGGTTGTCTTTGGCGCCGGTCCCGTCGGTCTGCTCTGCTGCGCGGTGGCCAAGGCCTTTGGCGCCACCAAGGTGGTTGTCGTCGACATCCAGCAGTCCCGCCTGGACTTTGCCAAGGAGTACGTGACTCCCTTGACCTTTGTACCGGGCAAGGTGGCCGCGACGGAGAACGCGGAGCGCATGCGTCAGGAGCACGGGCTGGGCGTCGGCGCCGACGTCGCCATCGATGCCTCGGGGGCCGAACCCTCCGTGCACACGGGTATTCACGTCCTCCGCAACGGCGGCACCTACGTGCAGGGTGGTATGGGACGCAGTGAGATTCAGTTCCCCATCATGGCGGCGTGCTCCAAAGAGTTGACCTTGCGGGGAAGCTTCCGGTACGGCAGTGGTGATTACAAGTTGGCCGTGGAGCTGGTCTCCACCGGCCGCGTGAATGTGAAGAAGTTGATTACGGGGACGGTCAAGTTTGAAGAGGCCGAGAGTGCGTTCAAGGATGTGAAGCAAGGCAAGGGTATCAAGACCTTGATTGCCGGAATTGACGTTTAA
- a CDS encoding D-lactate dehydrogenase has protein sequence MVRLHSSALRGALRSSVLPSAARPSHAHLPSTAAQQQHLRLFAASARCRANEKQQASFKSQLYESTQQRLKREREEQERYAQYQTQSSGSRYAAMMFAIIFFSTGAYYLGSLKPAALPTSSTTSLADLEPPRHNVSESNLQAAWSDFVEILGKENVSTTPDDLETHAGSDWSSYTRKQNEKPFLVLYPSTTEEVSRIMKVCHQRVIPVTPYSGGTSLEGHFASTRGGVCIDFSRMNRILDLHKRDLDVVVQPAVNWEDLNEQLAQDGLFFPPDPGPGAMIGGMVGTGCSGTNAYRYGTMREWVLSLTVVLADGTVIKTRQRPRKSSAGYDLTKLFIGSEGTLGLVTEATLKLTVKPASQNVAVASFPSIQDAAQCVTHVVEAGIPVAGVEILDDVQMKCINESGSTTRAWKEAPTLFFRFAGTPTAVKEQISMVQKIASKTSSKSFEFARGESEMAELWSARKAALWSVMAMRRHPDDHVWTTDVAVPMSKLPDIIDATKADMTRSGLLAGICGHVGDGNFHAIILFNEKEKEIAEGVVHRMVKRAVELEGTVTGEHGVGLVKRDYLNHELGETTVDTMRRLKMAFDPLRLLNCDKVIRTEQPAPGEVKDW, from the exons ATGGTCCGCTTACACAGTTCTGCTCTTCGTGGAGCTCTGCGCTCTAGCGTCTTGCCATCGGCAGCTCGCCCCTCACACGCACATTTGCCCTCCACCGccgcgcagcagcagcatctGCGACTGTTCGCCGCTTCGGCGCGATGCCGCGCCAATGAGAAGCAGCAAGCTTCTTTCAAGAGCCAGCTCTATGAAAGCACTCAGCAGCGGCTGAAGCGTGAGCGCGAGGAGCAGGAGCGGTATGCGCAGTATCAGACTCAATCTTCGGGGAGTCGGTATGCGGCGATGATGTTTG cgatcatcttcttctccaccggAGCTTACTACCTTGGATCTCTCAAGCCCGCCGCCCTTCCtacctcctccaccacctccctcGCAGACCTCGAACCCCCCCGGCACAATGTCTCGGAATCCAACCTGCAGGCCGCCTGGTCTGATTTTGTCGAAATTCTCGGCAAAGAGAACGTCTCCACAACACCTGACGATCTCGAAACTCACGCCGGCTCGGACTGGTCCTCATATACCCGGAAGCAAAATGAGAAGCCTTTCCTCGTTCTCTACCCTTCCACGACCGAGGAGGTTTCGCGCATCATGAAGGTCTGCCATCAACGGGTGATTCCCGTGACACCGTATTCAGGCGGAACGAGCCTGGAGGGCCACTTTGCGTCGACGCGCGGTGGGGTGTGTATCGATTTTAGCCGCATGAATCGGATTTTGGACCTGCATAAGCGCGATCTGGATGTGGTGGTGCAGCCCGCTGTGAACTGGGAAGATCTGAATGAGCAATTAGCCCAGGATGGCTTGTTTTTCCCGCCCGATCCCGGTCCCGGGGCCATGATCGGTGGAATGGTGGGCACCGGGTGCTCGGGGACGAACGCATATCGCTACGGAACCATGCGAGAGTGGGTTCTGTCACTGACGGTCGTGTTGGCCGATGGGACGGTGATCAAGACTCGTCAACGTCCGCGCAAGTCGAGTGCAGGATACGACTTGACCAAGCTCTTTATTGGCAGCGAAGGAACTCTCGGTCTGGTCACCGAGGCGACCTTGAAATTGACCGTCAAGCCGGCGAGTCAGAACGTGGCGGTTGCCAGTTTTCCGAGCATCCAGGATGCAGCCCAATGCGTGACCCATGTGGTCGAGGCGGGAATCCCCGTCGCCGGGGTTGAAATTCTCGACGACGTACAGATGAAATGCATCAATGAGAGTGGATCGACCACGCGTGCCTGGAAGGAGGCGCCGACGTTGTTCTTCCGTTTCGCGGGGACTCCGACCGCAGTCAAGGAGCAGATTTCTATGGTGCAGAAGATCGCCTCCAAGACGTCGAGCAAATCCTTTGAGTTTGCCCGTGGGGAGAGCGAAATGGCCGAGCTCTGGAGTGCTCGCAAGGCGGCGCTGTGGAGTGTGATGGCGATGCGTCGACACCCCGATGATCACGTCTGGACGACGGATGTCGCGGTCCCGATGAGCAAGTTGCCGGATATTATCGATGCCACCAAGGCTGATATGACGCGAAGTGGTCTCTTGGCTGGTATTTGTGGACATGTGGGTGATGGAAACTTCCACG CGATTATTCTCTtcaatgaaaaggaaaaggagattgcCGAAGGTGTTGTCCATCGGATGGTCAAGCGTGCCGTGGAGCTGGAAGGGACCGTGACGGGCGAGCACGGCGTTGGGCTGGTCAAGCGTGACTATTTGAACCACGAGTTGGGCGAAACGACCGTGGACACAATGAGACGG TTGAAAATGGCTTTTGATCCACTACGACTGCTCAATTGCGACAAGGTCATTCGCACGGAGCAGCCTGCACCAGGTGAGGTCAAGGACTGGTAg
- a CDS encoding DNA-directed RNA polymerases I, II, and III subunit RPABC5, producing the protein MIIPVRCFSCGKVVGDLWERYLELLDQGVADGQVHSSRKNDHIASLQLLTSALVMRWTSWVAAAIAAVE; encoded by the exons ATGATTATTCCAGTGCGCTGCTTTTCCTGTGGGAAG GTCGTTGGTGACCTCTGGGAACGGTATCTGGAATTACTCGACCAGGGTGTGGCTGATGGGCAAGTGCATTCATCGCGGAAAAATGATCATATTGCAAGTTTGCAACTTCTAACGTCCGCTCTAGTGATGCGATGGACCAGCTGGGTTGCCGCCGCTATTGCTGCCGTCGAATGA
- a CDS encoding Ras-related protein RABA1b — MVRPRGLSSSSSVSSVPDQDQELGSMYDYLAKVILLGPSGAGKSCVLHRFVKNEWRVLSSQTIGVEFASRIVKLGTGSRRCRIKLQLWDTAGTERFRSVSRSYYRGAAGAILVYDVSSYASFAALPTFLMDARALASPNLTVLLAGNKADLADSVGPSSSDYSYTDDTHRAPPTPSSTSSKQSSFPFDVTGSVRSTSTTAYLGPGTRMTASFAEGREVSKEDTARWAAQSNIPVAVEISALTGEGVEEVFQRLARIILTKIELGEIDPDDPQSGIQYGDGGMYGGPGPSEASSIRSRATLDENSMAMHRPSRRRGRPGSSWKGGMREWEDVFRLSGSSSKRNRGCC, encoded by the exons GAATTGGGGAGCATGTATGATTACCTGGCCAAGGTGATTCTACTGGGTCCTAGCGGTGCAGGGAA ATCATGCGTCCTCCATCGGTTTGTGAAGAATGAAT GGCGCGTCCTTTCGTCTCAGACCATCGGCGTCGAATTCGCTTCGCGCATCGTCAAACTTGGCACCGGCTCGCGTCGCTGTCGCATCAAGCTTCAGCTCTGGGATACCGCCGGGACGGAACGCTTTCGATCCGTGTCTCGATCCTACTACCGTGGTGCTGCCGGTGCGATCCTCGTCTACGATGTATCTTCCTACGCCTCCTTTGCGGCACTGCCAACCTTTCTCATGGACGCGCGTGCCCTGGCATCTCCGAACCTGACCGTCCTGCTTGCTGGAAACAAAGCGGACCTGGCCGACTCCGTAGGGCCGTCATCCTCCGACTACTCCTACACGGACGACACCCATCGTGCTCCGCCGACTCCGTCCAGCACCTCAAGCAAGCAATCGTCCTTTCCATTTGACGTGACGGGTTCGGTGCGCTCGACCTCGACAACAGCGTACTTGGGGCCCGGGACCCGAATGACCGCCTCATTTGCCGAGGGTCGCGAGGTCAGCAAGGAGGACACGGCGCGCTGGGCGGCGCAGTCGAATATCCCGGTGGCGGTGGAGATATCGGCCTTGACGGGGGAAGGCGTGGAAGAGGTCTTTCAGCGGTTGGCGCGCATCATTCTCACCAAGATCGAGCTGGGGGAGATTGATCCGGATGATCCTCAGAGTGGGATTCAATATGGGGACGGAGGCATGTACGGAGGGCCGGGGCCCAGTGAGGCCTCGAGTATTCGAAGTCGAGCGACCTTGGATGAGAATTCCATGGCGATGCATCGGCCCTCGAGGCGGCGGGGGCGACCCGGCTCGAGTTGGAAGGGTGGCATGCGAGAGTGGGAGGATGTGTTTCGACTGAGTGGTTCGTCATCCAAGCGGAATCGGGGATGTTGTTGA